One window of Lemur catta isolate mLemCat1 chromosome 3, mLemCat1.pri, whole genome shotgun sequence genomic DNA carries:
- the ASB17 gene encoding ankyrin repeat and SOCS box protein 17, protein MNKSSKLCHKTSCPRSNIFCNLLDKIVKRPSLQFLGQWGYHCYEPRIYRTLAKILRYVDLDGFDILLTDFITFVEKSGYHFELNFNLEFTEICVNTILYWVFARKGNPEFVELLLKKTKDYVQDRSCNLALIWRTFTPVYSPSPLSGITPLLYVAQTRQSNILKILLQYGILEREKSSINIVLTILLYPSRVRIMVDHELVDIQEDAKICLVLCSRVLSVISVREIETQLSLGRRPIISNWLDYIPSTRYQDPCELTHLCRITIRTQLLTNNMLPNGIFSLLIPVRLQNYLNLES, encoded by the exons ATGAATAAATCTTCTAAATTATGTCATAAGACTTCTTGTCCAAGAAGCAATATATTCTGCAATCTCCTTGACAAAATTGTTAAAAGACCCTCCTTGCAGTTTTTGGGACAGTGGGGATATCACTGTTATGAACCTAGGATTTACAGAACACTGGCAAAAATTCTGAGGTACGTCGACTTGGATGGGTTTGACATACTACTCACAGATTTTATTACGTTTGTGGAAAAATCAGGATATCATTTCGAACTAAATTTTAACCTCGAATTTACTGAAATATGTGTGAATACAATTCTGTACTGGGTTTTTGCCAGAAAAGGTAATCCTGAGTTTGTGGAATTGCTTCTCAAGAAGACAAAAGACTATGTTCAAGACAGAAGTTGTAACCTGGCACTGATATGGAG AACTTTCACACCAGTGTACAGTCCAAGCCCACTAAGTGGCATCACACCTCTACTTTACGTAGCTCAGACAAGACagtctaacattttaaaaatactcctgCAATACGGAatcttagaaagagaaaaaagttctaTCAACATTGTCTTAACAATATTGCTCTACCCTTCAAGAGTAAGAATAATGGTTGATCATGAATTGGTTGACATCCAGGAAGATGCCAAAATATGTTTAGTGCTGTGTTCCAGAGTACTTTCTGTCATTTCAGTCAGGGAAATAGAG ACACAGTTGAGTTTAGGAAGACGTCCGATTATTTCAAATTGGTTGGATTACATTCCTTCAACAAGATACCAAGATCCATGTGAACTAACACATCTTTGCAGAATAACCATCAGGACTCAACTATTAACCAACAATATGCTACCAAATggaatattttcacttttaattccTGTTCGTCTGCAGAACTACCTGAATTTAGAAAGCTGA